A window of Ptychodera flava strain L36383 chromosome 1, AS_Pfla_20210202, whole genome shotgun sequence contains these coding sequences:
- the LOC139127496 gene encoding elongator complex protein 4-like isoform X2, protein MMHCNSKMAASMGVSGPTSFQKKRRTKFVQIPGTRPSLHNGQLLVSTGVPSLDFVIGGGLAVGTVLLVEEDKYRSYADLLVKYFVAEGIISNHEIFLAAADKDPEKIIKDLPHPLDDDLVKSVYEEREEAGDGAEKMKIAWRYEHLPKHQSNQGGVKFGHHYDLSRTIDEELIKRVKCTCHCANKHLQEKKQLSMNPSYEDVIHSVQRQIRQGGYDSPTTEDAAFVRRLENLCDTVVKLESFAGSEKEKNPVYKEYHGLFTICKLPRLNSLTCHMPDSLDLAFKLKRKKFTIEKLHLPPDLSETVSRSQGEVIKTASADIGCASKPSNQSLDF, encoded by the exons ATGATGCACTGCAACTCCAAGATGGCAGCCTCCATGGGGGTTTCGGGTCCGACGAGTTTTCAAAAAAAGAGGAGGACTAAGTTCGTACAGATACCTGGTACTCGACCATCGCTTCATAATGGTCAATTATTGGTCTCAACGGGTGTTCCGTCGCTCGATTTTGTCATCG GTGGTGGTCTTGCTGTTGGTACTGTCCTGCTGGTTG AGGAAGACAAATACAGAAGCTACGCTGACCTGCTGGTGAAATACTTTGTAGCTGAAGGCATAATTTCAAACCATGAAATATTCTTAGCTGCAGCAGATAAAGATCCAGAGAAAATAATAAAG GACCTACCTCATCCTCTTGATGATGATCTGGTGAAATCAGTGTATGAAGAGAGGGAGGAGGCAGGTGATGGGGCAGAGAAGATGAAAATAGCATGGCGATATGAACATTTACCAAAACACCAG AGTAACCAGGGCGGGGTAAAATTTGGACATCATTATGATCTGAGCAGAACAATCGATGAAGAACTCATTAAACGAGTGAAATGCACATGTCattgtgcaaacaaacatttacaagaaaaGAAACA GCTTAGCATGAACCCGTCTTATGAAGATGTTATACATTCAGTGCAAAGACAAATCCGGCAAGGAGGGTATGACAGTCCAACAACAGAG GATGCAGCATTTGTTCGTAGACTTGAGAACCTCTGTGACACTGTGGTCAAGTTAGAATCCTTTGCTGGAtcagagaaagagaaaaaccCTGTCTACAAGGAATACCATG GTCTgtttacaatatgcaaattacctcgGCTGAACTCACTGACCTGTCACATGCCTGATTCATTGGATTTAGCGTTTAAACTGAAGAGGAAGAAGTTCACCATTGAG AAACTGCATCTTCCTCCTGATTTGTCAGAGACTGTGAGCCGATCCCAGGGAGAGGTGATAAAAACTGCCAGTGCTGACATTGGGTGTGCCAGCAAGCCGTCCAATCAAAGTTTAGACTTCTAA
- the LOC139127496 gene encoding elongator complex protein 4-like isoform X1 produces the protein MMHCNSKMAASMGVSGPTSFQKKRRTKFVQIPGTRPSLHNGQLLVSTGVPSLDFVIGGGLAVGTVLLVEEDKYRSYADLLVKYFVAEGIISNHEIFLAAADKDPEKIIKDLPHPLDDDLVKSVYEEREEAGDGAEKMKIAWRYEHLPKHQSNQGGVKFGHHYDLSRTIDEELIKRVKCTCHCANKHLQEKKQLSMNPSYEDVIHSVQRQIRQGGYDSPTTEAKDKNILRIAISSIGSPLWGEEGGVIPGTAKTDHSLPRFLHALRSILRSSLSVCLITIPTHLFQDAAFVRRLENLCDTVVKLESFAGSEKEKNPVYKEYHGLFTICKLPRLNSLTCHMPDSLDLAFKLKRKKFTIEKLHLPPDLSETVSRSQGEVIKTASADIGCASKPSNQSLDF, from the exons ATGATGCACTGCAACTCCAAGATGGCAGCCTCCATGGGGGTTTCGGGTCCGACGAGTTTTCAAAAAAAGAGGAGGACTAAGTTCGTACAGATACCTGGTACTCGACCATCGCTTCATAATGGTCAATTATTGGTCTCAACGGGTGTTCCGTCGCTCGATTTTGTCATCG GTGGTGGTCTTGCTGTTGGTACTGTCCTGCTGGTTG AGGAAGACAAATACAGAAGCTACGCTGACCTGCTGGTGAAATACTTTGTAGCTGAAGGCATAATTTCAAACCATGAAATATTCTTAGCTGCAGCAGATAAAGATCCAGAGAAAATAATAAAG GACCTACCTCATCCTCTTGATGATGATCTGGTGAAATCAGTGTATGAAGAGAGGGAGGAGGCAGGTGATGGGGCAGAGAAGATGAAAATAGCATGGCGATATGAACATTTACCAAAACACCAG AGTAACCAGGGCGGGGTAAAATTTGGACATCATTATGATCTGAGCAGAACAATCGATGAAGAACTCATTAAACGAGTGAAATGCACATGTCattgtgcaaacaaacatttacaagaaaaGAAACA GCTTAGCATGAACCCGTCTTATGAAGATGTTATACATTCAGTGCAAAGACAAATCCGGCAAGGAGGGTATGACAGTCCAACAACAGAG GCTAAAGACAAGAACATTCTTAGGATAGCTATTTCATCAATTGGTTCCCCCCTCTGGGGTGAAGAGGGGGGTGTGATACCTGGAACAGCCAAAACAGATCATTCGTTGCCAAGGTTTCTGCATGCATTGAGGTCAATACTGAGGTCATCATTATCAGTCTGTCTAATCACAATACCAACACATCTCTTCCAG GATGCAGCATTTGTTCGTAGACTTGAGAACCTCTGTGACACTGTGGTCAAGTTAGAATCCTTTGCTGGAtcagagaaagagaaaaaccCTGTCTACAAGGAATACCATG GTCTgtttacaatatgcaaattacctcgGCTGAACTCACTGACCTGTCACATGCCTGATTCATTGGATTTAGCGTTTAAACTGAAGAGGAAGAAGTTCACCATTGAG AAACTGCATCTTCCTCCTGATTTGTCAGAGACTGTGAGCCGATCCCAGGGAGAGGTGATAAAAACTGCCAGTGCTGACATTGGGTGTGCCAGCAAGCCGTCCAATCAAAGTTTAGACTTCTAA